A genomic window from Micromonospora violae includes:
- a CDS encoding discoidin domain-containing protein, whose amino-acid sequence MSEPSPISRRTFLSAGATLLASIGVTAALPDALASAAAPPPPATPPGTPAATDLARYRPVAVSSTDYAPTSATFAVDGLPQVGVRGSGWRAAAGDPQWISVDLQALCRVEAVTLVFEATLADGPFDGNYTDTDGDEILSSAATAYRIEVSTDGRAWRSVYETSEGQGGVQAIKLPEPVTARWIRMTATKRSNSNPVGLNGFQVYGVPLAGRPKAEGWTSWEGGNTGPTPELRVAADGTVPLESGWSLTMDDFAGTADGAELSRAGVDVRSWLPATVPGTVLGTLVEQGHLPDPVAGFNNMRIPEALSRHTWWYRRALRLPRDLDTSAGRRIWLEFDGINHEATAWVNGVQVGSVKHPFARAAFDITDALADHRGEHVLAVRVIPMPHPGTPGDKGPDGRTFLQSAHHYLDAPTYLAVSGWDWMPAVRDRVTGLWDHVRLRSTGAVVIGDPHVQTTLPDLPDTGTAEVTIRVPVRNAAASATTVTVRAEFDKVRVESTVTVPAGGNTTVTFTPERFRALRLRNPRLWWPNGYGDPHLYDLTLTASVQRSVSDRRALRFGVREFGYDWHQPVVISPPGKPALEFVDGAATQTVTFARQHARHVRIQAGQRATGWGISMFSLSVADGTGPDLALGRDATASSSENDTNVPGKAVDGDLTTRWASQAEDNQWIRVDLGAAVDFDRVTIVWEQAYALDYRVQVSADGDAWSDVTSVSNDTPLGSRAAQVETFASQTAQHLRIQTGARVTSWGVSMWALSVQRQAEPDVDLALRRTATASSSDSDSNGPDRAVDGNPRTRWSSKFEDNQWIQVDLGAPVSFDQVTIVWEQAYARDFVIQVSEDGQRWTDVKSVSNAVTQLKISVNGVPVFARGGNWGWDELLRRVLPDRLADTVEMHRDMNFTMIRNWLGSSNREELYQACDEQGILVWNDFWQAGAFLPNPPGYVDIAADTIRRFRHHPSIVVWCGANEGDPPPIVDAGLKQAAATEHPEILYIPNSAGGIVSGHGPYHWVEPASYNNRNTYDTGAFGFHTEIGMPVVSVVESMRNLVGDAPGWPIGEVWNYHDWSSIGNQRVDTYQAAIDARLGESDSLDEFATRAQFVNYESHRAMFEAWNANLWQDATGLLLWMSHPAWHSTVWQTYDYDLDVNGAYYGARKGCEPVHVQADPGTWQVRVVNHTAAPLSGVTVTARRYDLSGRSLGAPQRQRVDVARSATTAVFPLAAPDGGGLHLVRLELRDSRDRLLAENTYWRYDKAEQVRALNKVPSTRLSTSSSTVRVVDGRNTVTTTVRNQGRTVAALVRLAVRDKGGQRVLPARYDDNYFWLLPGETREVRVSWPARPGLAREVTVTAQAYNS is encoded by the coding sequence ATGTCCGAGCCATCGCCGATTTCGCGGCGTACCTTCCTCTCCGCAGGCGCGACGCTGCTGGCGTCGATCGGGGTGACCGCGGCCCTACCGGACGCCCTCGCGTCCGCCGCCGCGCCGCCGCCACCCGCCACCCCGCCCGGCACGCCGGCCGCCACCGACCTCGCCCGGTACCGCCCGGTGGCGGTCTCCTCGACCGACTACGCGCCGACGTCCGCCACCTTCGCCGTGGACGGCCTGCCGCAGGTCGGCGTCCGGGGCAGCGGGTGGCGCGCCGCCGCCGGCGACCCACAGTGGATCTCGGTGGACCTCCAGGCGCTGTGCCGGGTCGAGGCCGTCACCCTGGTCTTCGAGGCCACGCTCGCCGACGGGCCGTTCGACGGCAACTACACCGACACCGACGGTGACGAGATCCTCTCCAGCGCCGCGACGGCGTACCGGATCGAGGTCTCCACCGACGGCCGGGCCTGGCGGTCGGTGTACGAGACCAGCGAGGGACAGGGCGGCGTGCAGGCCATCAAGCTGCCCGAGCCGGTCACCGCCCGGTGGATCCGGATGACCGCCACGAAGCGCTCGAACAGCAACCCGGTGGGTCTCAACGGCTTCCAGGTCTACGGCGTACCGCTCGCCGGCCGGCCGAAGGCCGAGGGTTGGACCAGTTGGGAGGGCGGCAACACCGGTCCGACCCCCGAGCTCAGGGTGGCCGCCGACGGTACGGTCCCGTTGGAGTCGGGCTGGTCGTTGACGATGGACGACTTCGCCGGCACCGCCGACGGCGCCGAACTCTCCCGTGCCGGCGTCGACGTCCGGTCCTGGCTGCCGGCGACGGTGCCCGGCACCGTGCTGGGCACCCTGGTCGAGCAGGGCCACCTGCCCGACCCGGTGGCCGGCTTCAACAACATGCGCATCCCGGAGGCGCTGTCCCGGCACACCTGGTGGTACCGGCGCGCGCTGCGGCTGCCGCGCGACCTGGACACCTCGGCTGGCCGACGGATCTGGCTGGAGTTCGACGGGATCAACCACGAGGCGACCGCCTGGGTCAACGGCGTGCAGGTCGGCAGCGTCAAGCACCCGTTCGCGCGGGCGGCCTTCGACATCACCGACGCGCTGGCCGATCACCGTGGCGAGCACGTCCTCGCCGTCCGGGTCATCCCGATGCCGCACCCGGGCACCCCCGGCGACAAGGGCCCCGACGGTCGTACCTTCCTCCAGTCGGCCCACCACTACCTGGACGCGCCCACCTACCTGGCGGTGTCCGGGTGGGACTGGATGCCCGCCGTCCGCGACCGGGTCACCGGCCTCTGGGACCACGTCCGGCTGCGCAGCACCGGCGCGGTGGTCATCGGCGACCCGCACGTGCAGACCACGCTGCCCGACCTGCCCGACACCGGCACCGCCGAGGTCACCATCCGGGTGCCGGTCCGCAACGCGGCGGCCAGCGCCACCACCGTCACCGTCCGCGCCGAGTTCGACAAGGTACGCGTGGAGTCCACCGTCACCGTCCCGGCCGGCGGGAACACCACCGTCACCTTCACGCCGGAGCGCTTCCGCGCGCTGCGGCTGCGCAACCCCCGGCTCTGGTGGCCCAACGGCTACGGCGACCCCCACCTGTACGACCTCACGCTCACCGCCAGCGTTCAGCGTTCGGTCAGCGACCGGCGGGCGCTTCGCTTCGGTGTCCGCGAGTTCGGCTACGACTGGCACCAGCCGGTCGTCATCTCGCCGCCCGGCAAGCCGGCGCTGGAATTCGTCGACGGCGCGGCGACCCAGACCGTCACGTTCGCCCGGCAGCACGCCCGGCACGTGCGGATCCAGGCCGGCCAGCGGGCCACCGGCTGGGGCATCTCGATGTTCTCGCTGTCGGTGGCCGACGGCACCGGCCCGGATCTCGCCCTGGGTCGCGACGCCACCGCGTCCTCCTCGGAGAACGACACCAACGTCCCCGGCAAGGCCGTCGACGGCGACCTGACCACCCGCTGGGCCTCACAGGCCGAGGACAACCAGTGGATCCGGGTCGACCTCGGCGCGGCGGTCGACTTCGACCGGGTCACCATCGTGTGGGAGCAGGCGTACGCGCTGGACTACCGCGTCCAGGTCTCCGCCGACGGGGACGCCTGGAGCGACGTGACGTCGGTCAGCAACGACACCCCGCTGGGCAGCCGGGCCGCCCAGGTCGAGACGTTCGCCAGCCAGACCGCGCAGCATCTGCGCATCCAGACCGGCGCGCGGGTGACCTCGTGGGGCGTGTCCATGTGGGCGCTCTCGGTGCAGCGGCAGGCCGAGCCGGACGTCGACCTGGCGCTGCGCCGGACCGCCACCGCGTCGTCGTCCGACAGCGACTCGAACGGCCCGGACCGGGCCGTCGACGGCAACCCCCGGACCCGATGGTCGTCGAAGTTCGAGGACAACCAGTGGATCCAGGTCGACCTGGGCGCCCCGGTCAGCTTCGACCAGGTCACCATCGTCTGGGAGCAGGCGTACGCCCGTGACTTCGTCATCCAGGTCTCCGAGGACGGGCAGCGGTGGACCGACGTGAAGTCGGTCAGCAACGCCGTCACCCAGCTCAAGATCAGCGTGAACGGTGTGCCGGTGTTCGCGCGCGGCGGCAACTGGGGCTGGGACGAGCTGCTGCGTCGGGTGCTGCCCGACCGGCTGGCCGACACGGTCGAGATGCACCGCGACATGAACTTCACGATGATCCGTAACTGGCTCGGCAGCAGCAACCGCGAGGAGCTGTACCAGGCCTGCGACGAGCAGGGCATCCTGGTGTGGAACGACTTCTGGCAGGCCGGCGCGTTCCTGCCCAACCCGCCCGGCTACGTCGACATCGCCGCCGACACGATCCGGCGGTTCCGCCACCATCCGAGCATCGTGGTGTGGTGTGGCGCGAACGAGGGTGACCCGCCGCCGATCGTGGACGCCGGGCTCAAGCAGGCCGCGGCCACCGAGCACCCGGAGATCCTCTACATCCCCAACTCGGCCGGCGGCATCGTCAGCGGCCACGGCCCGTACCACTGGGTGGAGCCGGCGTCGTACAACAACAGGAACACCTACGACACGGGTGCGTTCGGGTTCCACACCGAGATCGGCATGCCGGTGGTGTCGGTGGTCGAGAGCATGCGCAACCTCGTCGGTGACGCGCCGGGCTGGCCGATCGGTGAGGTGTGGAACTACCACGACTGGTCGAGCATCGGTAACCAGCGCGTCGACACGTACCAGGCGGCGATCGACGCGCGACTCGGTGAGTCCGACTCGCTCGACGAGTTCGCCACCCGGGCGCAGTTCGTCAACTACGAGAGCCACCGCGCCATGTTCGAGGCGTGGAACGCCAACCTGTGGCAGGACGCCACCGGTCTGCTGCTGTGGATGTCGCACCCGGCGTGGCACAGCACGGTCTGGCAGACGTACGACTACGACCTCGACGTGAACGGCGCCTACTACGGTGCCCGCAAGGGGTGCGAGCCGGTGCACGTCCAGGCCGACCCGGGCACCTGGCAGGTCCGGGTGGTCAACCACACCGCCGCGCCGCTCAGTGGGGTCACCGTGACCGCCCGACGGTACGACCTGAGTGGTCGGTCGCTGGGTGCGCCTCAACGTCAGCGGGTGGACGTGGCCCGCTCGGCCACGACGGCGGTCTTCCCGCTCGCCGCGCCGGACGGCGGCGGGTTGCACCTGGTGCGACTGGAGCTGCGGGACAGCCGCGACCGGCTGTTGGCGGAGAACACCTACTGGCGCTACGACAAGGCCGAGCAGGTGCGGGCGCTCAACAAGGTGCCGAGCACCCGGCTGTCGACGTCGTCGAGCACCGTACGCGTCGTGGACGGGCGCAACACGGTCACCACGACGGTCCGCAACCAGGGTCGTACGGTCGCCGCGTTGGTGCGGCTCGCGGTGCGCGACAAGGGCGGTCAGCGGGTCCTGCCGGCCCGCTACGACGACAACTACTTCTGGCTCCTGCCGGGGGAGACCCGCGAGGTGCGGGTCTCCTGGCCGGCGCGGCCGGGCCTCGCCCGTGAGGTCACGGTGACCGCGCAGGCCTACAACTCCTAG
- a CDS encoding alpha/beta hydrolase → MPHPTTGSRRPRRGRRPAALLAVTLVAAVLTSGTAVTPAAAAQAAEPDTAALAASLATQTLSWESCGLADVTPEDEAQLRLTCATVTVPRDWHNPRDGKTIQVRISRTAASGSDRKGVLLVNPGGPGGSGLSLAPYVARSAPALAEHYDVIGFDPRGVGQSTPLLCTVTYRDTDNTNDLITRANVAGCRSTELTKFITTEQTTYDMDFIRVLLGERTLNYLGYSYGTWLGTWYAATFPSRTNRMVLDSVAAVGSSTLQETWDLQPFTRDRAFQEQLLPYMARHDDLYGRGTDPMKIREMFERAGGTRIGMGPFMFGWFILGALYDTQNYPTAAAAVNTVIEYYEEWNGWTPEQILSAATAKLLAAPGITADGRAYIEQSRVSAQAALKTQRDRSLLAQGTDEYTYDIDYVFEVIRCQDGQWNDSVAHWNAFSRRLTRDAPLVAPYLQNPPACAYWPTSNKMPKFDRKTFPRVLMLQDELDVATAYEGALAASKKLPGASMISVDNEGSHGVFPYYTSCVDDPVYAYLLDGRLPSETYTGCQAVPLPGETAVFEVGGKLTGKGTVRTQLISDDMRAANRMLKRMLRTEPGPSYPE, encoded by the coding sequence ATGCCCCATCCCACGACCGGGTCGCGCCGCCCACGCCGCGGCCGCCGGCCGGCCGCCCTGCTCGCCGTGACTCTGGTCGCGGCGGTCCTGACCAGCGGCACGGCCGTCACCCCGGCCGCCGCAGCCCAGGCCGCCGAACCGGACACCGCCGCCCTGGCCGCGTCCCTGGCCACCCAGACGCTCTCCTGGGAGTCGTGTGGGTTGGCTGACGTCACCCCCGAGGACGAGGCTCAACTGCGGCTGACCTGCGCGACGGTCACGGTGCCGCGGGACTGGCACAACCCGCGCGACGGCAAGACGATCCAGGTGCGGATCAGCCGCACCGCCGCCTCCGGCAGCGACCGCAAGGGTGTCCTGCTGGTCAACCCGGGCGGCCCCGGCGGCAGTGGCCTGTCGCTGGCCCCGTACGTGGCGCGGTCCGCGCCCGCCCTCGCCGAGCACTACGACGTGATCGGCTTCGACCCGCGCGGTGTCGGGCAGAGCACCCCGTTGCTCTGCACGGTCACCTACCGCGACACCGACAACACCAATGACCTGATCACCCGGGCCAATGTGGCCGGCTGCCGCAGCACCGAGCTGACGAAGTTCATCACCACCGAGCAGACCACGTACGACATGGACTTCATCCGGGTGCTGCTGGGGGAGCGGACGCTCAACTACCTCGGCTACTCGTACGGCACCTGGCTGGGCACCTGGTACGCGGCGACGTTCCCGAGCCGTACCAACCGGATGGTGCTCGACTCGGTGGCCGCGGTCGGCTCATCCACCCTGCAGGAGACCTGGGATCTGCAACCGTTCACCCGCGACCGGGCGTTCCAGGAGCAGTTGCTGCCGTACATGGCCCGCCACGACGACCTGTACGGCCGGGGCACCGACCCGATGAAGATCCGGGAGATGTTCGAGCGGGCCGGCGGCACGCGCATCGGCATGGGGCCGTTCATGTTCGGCTGGTTCATCCTCGGCGCTCTCTACGACACCCAGAACTACCCGACCGCGGCGGCCGCGGTCAACACGGTGATCGAGTACTACGAGGAGTGGAACGGCTGGACGCCCGAGCAGATCCTCAGCGCCGCCACCGCGAAGCTGCTCGCCGCACCGGGGATCACCGCCGACGGCCGGGCGTACATCGAGCAGTCGCGGGTCAGCGCCCAGGCGGCGCTGAAGACGCAGCGTGACCGGTCACTGCTGGCCCAGGGCACGGACGAGTACACCTACGACATCGACTACGTCTTCGAGGTGATCCGCTGCCAGGACGGGCAGTGGAACGACAGCGTCGCCCACTGGAACGCGTTCAGCCGGCGGCTGACCCGCGACGCCCCGCTGGTCGCCCCGTACCTGCAGAACCCGCCGGCCTGCGCGTACTGGCCGACCAGCAACAAGATGCCGAAGTTCGACCGCAAGACGTTCCCCAGGGTGCTCATGTTGCAGGACGAGCTCGACGTCGCGACGGCGTACGAGGGCGCGCTGGCGGCGTCGAAGAAGCTTCCCGGCGCGTCGATGATCAGCGTCGACAACGAGGGTAGCCACGGTGTCTTCCCGTACTACACGTCGTGCGTGGACGACCCGGTGTACGCCTACCTGCTGGACGGACGCCTTCCCTCGGAGACGTACACCGGCTGCCAGGCGGTGCCGCTGCCGGGCGAGACGGCGGTGTTCGAGGTGGGTGGCAAGCTGACCGGCAAGGGGACGGTGCGGACCCAGCTGATCAGCGACGACATGCGGGCGGCGAACCGCATGCTCAAGCGGATGCTGCGCACCGAGCCGGGGCCGTCGTACCCGGAGTAG
- a CDS encoding helix-turn-helix transcriptional regulator has protein sequence MPTEPPGAASALDVGSLPITSDVADVYRDLLRVAPLPQREFLSTASRPAARALAALLSSGVVHRDAAGVLHVRPPRTALENWAAQREMEAARARAAAETLSGLYSAVHGTGAAFVEVIEGKGAVRELFRQLQAGARTEVRGLERGPYLRDTARVPEEVQYDGLRRGLRYRCVYEGELLHDEAMLAAVRAAVAAGEQARVFPELPLKMMLVDADRGLVVLPRASGDDADAMLVHRSRLLDGLSELFEVFWRLGAPIHATAATAHPDAEPTAATQRLLALLTAGLTDEAIARDLGISNRTVHRRVSRLQELLGARSRFQLGVQATRRGWL, from the coding sequence ATGCCAACCGAGCCTCCCGGCGCGGCCTCCGCCCTCGACGTGGGATCGCTCCCAATCACGTCGGACGTCGCGGACGTCTACCGCGACCTGCTGCGGGTGGCACCCCTGCCGCAGCGGGAGTTCCTGTCCACCGCGTCACGACCGGCCGCTCGGGCGCTCGCCGCGTTGCTGAGCAGCGGGGTGGTGCACCGCGACGCCGCTGGCGTGCTGCACGTCCGGCCGCCGCGTACCGCCCTGGAGAACTGGGCCGCGCAGCGGGAGATGGAGGCCGCCCGTGCGCGCGCCGCGGCGGAGACGCTGTCCGGGCTCTACAGCGCGGTGCACGGCACCGGGGCCGCGTTCGTCGAGGTCATTGAGGGAAAGGGCGCCGTCCGCGAGCTGTTTCGCCAGTTGCAGGCCGGTGCCCGCACCGAGGTGCGGGGTCTGGAACGCGGGCCGTACCTGCGCGACACCGCCCGGGTCCCGGAGGAGGTGCAGTACGACGGGTTGCGCCGCGGCTTGCGCTACCGGTGCGTGTACGAGGGTGAACTGTTGCACGACGAGGCGATGTTGGCGGCGGTGCGCGCCGCGGTCGCTGCCGGCGAGCAGGCGCGGGTCTTCCCGGAGTTGCCCCTGAAGATGATGCTGGTCGACGCCGACCGTGGCCTCGTCGTCCTGCCGCGGGCCAGCGGTGACGACGCCGACGCGATGCTGGTGCACCGCTCCCGCCTGCTGGACGGGCTGTCGGAGCTGTTCGAGGTGTTCTGGCGGCTCGGTGCGCCGATCCACGCGACCGCCGCCACCGCCCATCCGGACGCGGAACCGACGGCCGCCACGCAGCGGCTGCTCGCGCTGCTCACCGCCGGGCTGACCGACGAGGCCATCGCCCGTGACCTCGGGATCAGCAACCGCACGGTGCACCGCCGGGTCAGTCGCCTGCAGGAGTTGCTCGGCGCGCGCAGCCGGTTCCAACTGGGCGTGCAGGCCACTCGCCGCGGCTGGCTGTGA
- the nhaA gene encoding Na+/H+ antiporter NhaA, with product MTSENTRRGWTSRTAWEGRFNAPLRAFLRTETGGARVMLIAAVAALVWANLSASSYESVWGTSFSVQLGDWHVSHDLRTWVNSGLMTFFFLVVGLELRREFDIGELRERRRLALPMLAGVGGMLVPIAIYLAINAGHPTAAGWGAVMATDTALALGALAVFGPRFSERLRGFLLTVAVVDDVVAILVLAIAYPHHPSLTALVVAAVIFGIVLLVRAWGVRFGPVYALLGVAAWLAVSMSGVDPVAVGLVMGLLSYAYAPGRSELQRASDQFRLFREQPTPQLARMAQAGLTSALSPNERLQALYHPWASYLVVPLFALANVGIVIDGDLLARAVTSPVTLGVVVAYLVGKPAGIVVTAWLVARLSGNRFRPPVGWLAVAGVGTISGIGFTVALLIATHALSGPALDEAKFGIIVATLGASLITWLVFRSVKWLSPARRTRALLGVAEGIVDLMLPVDPGRDHVRGSLDAPVTVVEYGDFECPYCGQAEPVVRKLLADFANVRYVWRHLPLTDVHPHAQLAAEAAEAAGEQGAFWEMHDLLLAHQDALNPTDLLGYAEQLGLDLDGFREHMVKRKGVDRIAEDVDSADLSDVTGTPTFFIKGRRHHGAYDIAALSAAVKAAFSSARLQPEYHAREPGQGDDGPTN from the coding sequence GTGACCAGCGAGAACACGCGCCGGGGTTGGACCAGCCGAACCGCCTGGGAAGGGCGGTTCAACGCTCCGCTGCGCGCCTTCCTGCGTACCGAGACCGGCGGCGCGCGGGTGATGCTGATCGCCGCGGTGGCGGCGCTCGTCTGGGCGAACCTCAGCGCATCGTCGTACGAGTCGGTCTGGGGCACCTCCTTCTCGGTCCAGCTCGGCGACTGGCACGTGTCGCACGACCTGCGTACCTGGGTCAACAGCGGTCTGATGACGTTCTTCTTCCTGGTCGTGGGTCTGGAGTTGCGCCGCGAGTTCGACATCGGCGAGTTGCGGGAGCGGCGTCGCCTGGCGTTGCCGATGCTGGCCGGGGTCGGCGGCATGCTCGTGCCGATCGCCATCTATCTCGCCATCAACGCCGGGCACCCCACCGCGGCGGGCTGGGGTGCGGTGATGGCCACCGACACGGCGCTCGCGCTCGGCGCGCTGGCCGTCTTCGGGCCGCGCTTCTCAGAGCGGCTGCGGGGCTTCCTGCTGACCGTCGCCGTCGTCGACGACGTGGTGGCCATCTTGGTGCTGGCCATCGCGTACCCCCATCACCCCTCGCTGACGGCGCTGGTCGTCGCGGCGGTGATCTTCGGCATTGTCCTGCTCGTCCGGGCGTGGGGTGTGCGGTTCGGGCCGGTCTACGCGCTGCTGGGGGTGGCGGCCTGGCTCGCCGTTTCGATGTCCGGTGTCGACCCGGTCGCGGTGGGCCTGGTGATGGGGTTGCTGAGCTACGCCTACGCCCCGGGCCGCAGCGAGTTGCAGCGGGCCAGCGACCAGTTCCGCCTGTTCCGGGAACAGCCCACCCCGCAACTCGCCCGGATGGCCCAGGCCGGGCTCACCTCGGCGTTGTCGCCGAACGAGCGGCTGCAGGCGCTCTACCACCCGTGGGCCAGTTACCTGGTGGTGCCCCTGTTCGCGCTGGCCAACGTCGGCATCGTGATCGACGGTGACCTGCTGGCCCGAGCCGTGACCTCCCCGGTCACGCTCGGTGTGGTGGTCGCGTACCTCGTCGGCAAGCCGGCCGGGATCGTGGTCACCGCCTGGCTGGTGGCCCGGTTGAGCGGCAACCGGTTCCGGCCGCCCGTCGGCTGGCTCGCGGTCGCGGGGGTCGGCACGATCTCCGGCATCGGGTTCACCGTCGCGCTCCTGATCGCCACCCATGCGCTGAGCGGCCCGGCGCTGGACGAGGCGAAGTTCGGCATCATCGTGGCGACGCTCGGCGCGTCCCTCATCACCTGGTTGGTGTTCCGTTCCGTCAAGTGGCTCTCGCCGGCGCGGCGGACACGCGCGTTGCTGGGCGTCGCCGAGGGGATCGTCGACCTGATGCTGCCGGTCGATCCGGGCCGCGACCATGTGCGCGGGTCGCTGGACGCACCGGTGACGGTCGTGGAGTACGGCGACTTCGAGTGCCCCTACTGCGGGCAGGCCGAGCCGGTGGTCCGGAAGCTGCTGGCCGACTTCGCCAACGTCCGGTACGTCTGGCGGCACCTGCCGCTCACCGATGTTCACCCGCATGCCCAGCTCGCCGCGGAAGCCGCCGAGGCGGCGGGGGAGCAGGGCGCGTTCTGGGAGATGCACGACCTGCTGCTCGCCCACCAGGACGCCCTCAACCCCACCGATCTGCTCGGTTACGCCGAACAACTCGGCCTGGACCTGGACGGGTTCCGGGAGCACATGGTCAAGCGAAAGGGTGTGGACCGGATCGCCGAGGACGTCGACTCCGCCGACCTCAGCGACGTCACCGGCACCCCGACCTTCTTCATCAAGGGCCGGCGACACCACGGCGCGTACGACATCGCCGCGCTCTCGGCAGCGGTGAAGGCGGCGTTCTCGAGCGCGCGGCTGCAACCCGAGTACCACGCTCGGGAACCCGGGCAGGGCGACGACGGCCCCACGAACTGA